The DNA segment acacgccaaagtcccatatttttctacgaaccctccgggaccgtcgaatcacaggttcgagtccgtttacccaaaatgttgaccgaagtcaacattatgcatattaataccaaaattcatcaaatgtttcacataattcacatattctaacataaaaactttccggctacacgcacgccaatcgaggcaactaaaagcgagattttcaaggcctggggagcacggaacaaggaagaattacggtgatgacccccttgggtcgtcacaactggacaaaattttaataaatttaataaacaaaaaatataataaaaaaacacACAGTATAAAAAAACTGGGATACAAGCCTTCAGAAGACAGATTTCCGTATAAAGATGGCACACTTCATTTAAAAAATACTGAAATCAAACAAAACTCAAGTATTATATACTGGATCAAAGagcataattaaaaaaaagacaaataatcaTTCAAAAAAAGTAATGACAAATAAAACATAATTTTAGTCTAAACAGAACtcatccagtataatatactggagaataAGCTTACACACAGCAGACGTCCCGTAAAATATACTGGAATGAAataaaacttaaactatattatAATATTCATCTAGTATAACATATTGGAAGAAAAACATTCACATGACagacttccagtataatatactggacaaacttttactaaaattaataaacaaaaaatataataaaaaaccACACAGTATAAAAAAACTGGGATACAAACCTTCAAAAGACAGATTTCCGTATAAAGATGGCACACTTCATTTAAAAAATACTGAAATCAAACAAAACTCAAGTATTATATACTAGATCAAAGAGCATACTTAAAAAAAAGACAGATAATCATTCAAAAAAAGTAATGACAAATAAAACATAATTTTAGTCTAAACAGAACtcatccagtataatatactggagaataAGCTTACACACAGCAGACGTCCCGTAAAATATACTGGAATGAAATAAAACTCAAATTATATTATAATATTCATCCAGTATAACATACTGGAAGACAAACATTCACATGACagacttccagtataatatactggacaaaATTTTAGTAAaattaataaacaaaaaatataataaaaaaccACACAGTATAAAAAAACTGGGATACAAGACTTCAGAAGACAGATTTCCGTATAAAGATGGCACACTtcatttaaaaaatactaaaatcaaacaaaactcaAGTATTATATACTCGATCAAATAGCATAAttaaaaaaagacaaataatcaTTCAAAAAAAGTAATGACAAATAAAACATAATTTTAGTCTAAACAGAACTCATCcggtataatatactagagaatAAGCTTACACACAGCAGACGTCCCGTAAAATATACTGAAATGAAATAAAACTCAAAGTTTATTATAATATTCATCCAGTATAACATACTGGAAGACAAACATTCACGTGACAGacttccaatataatatactagacaaaattttactaaaattaataaacaaaaaatataataaaaaatcaCACAGTATAAAAAAACTGGGATACAAGCCTTCAGAAGACAGATTTCCGTATAAAGATGGCACACTTCATTTAAAAAATACTGAAATCAAACAAAACTCAAGTATTATATACTAGATCAAAgagaataattaaaaaaaaaaaagacaaataatcaTTCAAAAAAAGTAATGACAAATAAAACATAATTTTAGTCTAGACAGAACtcatccaatataatatactggaaaatAAGCTTACACACAGCAGACATACTGGAATGAaataaaactcaaactatattatAATATTCATCCAGTATAACATACTGGAAGAAAAACATTTACATGACAGactttcagtataatatactggacaaaATTTTACTAAATTTAATAAACAAAAAACATAATCAAAAATCACACAGTATAAAAAACTGGGAAACAAGCCTTCAAAATACAGATTTCCCGTATAAAATACAACACCATATTTAATAAGAACTGGAGAAATTACACAACGATTACAACATAAAACTAATAACGGAGTGATAAAATTACAAGAAATAAGTCAAACTAATGAATAGAGAAAAAATCGTAAAAGTtaaaatacaacaaatatttaAACCCTAATGGTGCGGAAATCAAACTTAAACCTAAAGAACCAACaataaaaacgaaaattcaaacaTTATCGTAAAAAAAACTCACCCATataattttgaagaaaatagGACCTAACCTAGACAAAATTCGAAGAAAAGTGCTCTCTCAAGAAAGCGAAATTCGCACATTGCTGTAAAAACAAAGAAAGGCGATAAAAAGTAACTAAACAGTATGTTAAAAAGGTCAAGGGCAATTATATCATTTACCAATATATTTTAACTTAAAATGGCTAAAAATCGATTACATTTAGATCGGTGGCTATTTTTCGATAGCCAACCGTAACTAATGGCTACGCCATGCCATTTTGACCGTCCGAAAACCGAATAGCTCGTactattttgaaaattttgcccAGAGTAGAGAGACCCAACGGACTTCACATCTACTAAGCCCGTTATAATTTTTATTGCAAAAAGTGATTGTGTGTTGGAATATAACCTAGTAGGCACGTTTTAGCGAAACCAATGGTTTCAGTataattttgaagaaaatagGACCTAACCTAGACAAAATTAGAAGAAAAGTGCTCTCTCAAGAAAGCGAAATTCGCACATTGCtataaaaacaaagaaaggtGATAAAAAGTAACTAAACAGTATGTTAAAAAGGTCAAGGGCAATTATATCATTTACCAATATATTTTAACTTAAAATGGCTAAAAATCGATTACATTTAGATCGGTGGCTATTTTTCGATAGCCAACCGTAAAAAATGGCTACGCCATGCCATTTTGACCGTCCGAAAACCGAATAGCTCGTactattttgaaaattttgcccAGAGTAGAGAGGCCCAACGGACTTCACATCTACTAAGCCCGTTATAATTTTTATTGCAAAAAGTGATTGTGTGTTGGAATATAACCTAGTAAGCATGTTTTAGCGAAACCAATGGTTTCAGTataattttgaagaaaatagGACCTAACCTAGACAAAATTCGAAGAAAAGTGCTCTCTCAAGAAAGCAAAATTCGCACATTGCTGTAAAAACAAAGAAAGGCGATAAAAAGTATGTTAAAAAGGTCAAGGGCAATTATATCATTTACCAATATATTTTAACTTAAAATGGCAATCGATTACATTTAGATCGGTGGCTATTTTTTGATAGCTAACCGTAAAAATGGCTACGCCATGCCATTTTGACCGTCCGAAAACCGAATAGCTCGTactattttgaaaattttgcccAGAGTAGAGATGCCCAACGGACTTCACATCTACTAAGCccgttataatttttattacaaaAAGTAATTGTGTGTTGAAATAGAACCTAGTAGGCATGTTTTAGCGAAACCAATGGTTCCTCTCCATTAGGTACAGGACCAATTAAGATCCGGCACCTCAGGGCCCTCGAGCTTGACCCCGGAAATCCATTTGATTTTGTAATGCTAACAACTCATGTAGAGTTGTGACGTGCTCAATTTTGCCGAGTAGAGAGGCCCAACAGACTTCACAACTACTAAGTCCATTATCAACATCCAATCACTTTAATACCCCACTTGGTTACAAGCCCACGTTACAAGGCTCGGCAATTTACATACGTTAGCTAATTATTTTTAAAGTCTAATTAGTCTTGTCCTTTCTCGGTGTGGGAAAATAACAATAAGGTCATGGCTTATGCTGGTGTGCCAAAAAGTTCTCTcaacaaaaaaggaagaaaaaaaagctCGCAATTTTTTTCATATGTAGTtggaaaaaaattaaaagatGTTTGAGTCACAACTACAGATTATTAAACACTTTTTAACAAAATAAGATTCATACAACTCActgatttttttattttcctttttgtttgttATAGCGGCAATTTGAGAACTGAATCCAATTTATAGTTTCACATGTCTTTACAATGGTGCCTATGAAAATTCGACGTTGTCGTAACCTACAAGATAAGGCAAAAAACTTGACTTTACTAAACAAGCAAGAAAGGCCTTTTATATCTTATTAGTCAAGCGCTCTTGCCGCAATCAAAAAAAGCTAACTAAAAATTGAAAGTATTTCGAAGGGCGGCAGCTACCTTTTTACTGAAAGCACAACGAGGTGGTGGCACTCATGAATTACCTATCGTTGGCACGTCGCTCAACTCCTCGGCTCACGATTTAGGACCCTGAAGTGCGATGAGCTTATCATTTTTATGAAGATTCCACGTGATAAAACATACTGAAGAGGTTACAGACAAATTACTGTTGTGGAACGAAGAGAAGAAACGAGAAAATTGTAAAACAAGATAATAGGTGGGAGAAAACTGTGAGACTAGATAAGAAGGGAGCTTTTTTACATAAGTTTAACAATTGAATAGTCTATATTATTTTCCTACTCAAATACAATAAATGTGGAAATATTATTATAACACTTATAATAGGGATTAAACATATATTTGGGGTTATTAAATTCGTGCTTCATTATATGATGATTGATTGAAGGAATTTCGTTTGTCATATTGAATGCATAATCTATGTTTTCAGAGATTATTCTCCATGATTAATTAAATTCTTGCTGAGAAATATTTAGTTGAATGAGAGGTTCCATTCTAACttatgttttaaaataaataatcacTTGATCATATTCTCAATTTTCAATTTCTCATATAAACCGATAAAATTGGACAGAATTATTAACTAAGAAAACAAAATCGACTTTGTAAACTTCTTCATTCTTCAATCATTCATGGCCTTAGATTCAGTTATCTCACCAAAAGCTTATGCATTAGCACAACAATATAGCTAAAATCAAGTCTTTTTGGGGGGGTTTTCTGCATCAAGTTTTGGCAATGTTTTCAATAGCTACTAGGAAACACAACTTTTACTTTTTTCATCTGCTTGTTGTTTCTTGGCAGGAAAGAGTCATTCAATTAGAGggcattttcttttgggaatcaGAAGAGAAGAACGACGCGATCAACAGATTTACACTGCCGCTGGAAATCCTAGCTAATAACCAGAACAAAAGACAggtaaaataagaaagaaaacttCTGTTGCTGGTCGCCTAACCGTCGGACATGCCCTTTAGCGATACATGCAGATCCCTCTGTACATATACCTGACCACAAACATACCTGCATTTAGCAACATTAAAGATATAAGAAACTGCCTTAGAATAAAATTGTCTTCTGGCAGTTAAAATTCTCATTTGCACAATATAAATCAAAGTAAAATGATGGCATTACCATATAATGCTCGTTTTGAGCCCCTTTATGCTGGCCTTCTAAGTTTGGCTAGTTCACCCAAGACATTCTCGAGGGGAACTCTCAGCTTGCTCTTTTTAGTCTAGAATATTTAGCAGCAGCATCAGAAAGACCATTTTAATGCAATGCTAACTACGCGAAAAACAAACAAAATGATATAAACAGAGCATAATATGCATACAGTTGCCAAGAACCTCGAAAGAGATAGCAGTCAGTGCTATCGAACACCTACAAATTGGCTGTGCTACCAATGACACAACCATTGTACAAAAAGCTCGACACTGGAAACAGGTTTTGAAACCAAAAGCAAtaattctttttcctcttttgttctttttttcgGGGTAAGTGAAACTAACAGTCTTACAGCAGTAATTATCCACTCATATCCTCAGCTCTCTATGTAGAAATAAGCATGATCCATATTACTGTGTGTGCGTGTTTATAGTGTCCTCATCATTTGTTAGTATCAAGATAGAAGGTTCTTTAAGAATCTTATTATAGCAGCAATTGGAAGCAACCTCAACACCCATATGTATTCATTATTATCATCTAACTCCGAAAAAGGAGGAGGATGGAGTCTTGAAATGTCAGATTGGAACTGACAAAGCTTTGGTTAGCAtgtctttaaaacaaaatcaaCATCCAGAATATGATTCAGAATAGTACAGTCCATACCTTAAATGAGGGAACAAGAGCAAATACTTCATCAACAGATTCCACGGCAAAGTTGGCAATCATGCAGAGCTGCATCCATACAACAATTGAAATATGAAAACATTGCCTCACAATAGAAAATCAAATATTAACAGGTGTTGAATTTGATACCTCCCCATCGGAAACACCATGCTCTTTTAGAGGTCTGATCTGAGTTAAATGAAAACCAGCACTAGAAAATTTTCAAGAGACAATTATAACATGCCATACAagggtttttttttctcttttaataataaaaggaCAAGGATACTTGAGTATTTGTTTAACAGTCTCGGGATTATCGTAAAGCCTGTTCCTTTGTGCATATGTCAATCCCCTGTCAAATGCACTGGTAGCAAACAAATTCAAACAGTTAGACAGGTAAATTAACGTCTTGTCCTTCCACAAGAAGTAACAGAGAGAAGAAAAGTAGATCTATTTCCTGACAAGAAAAAGGCAGAAGGACAAATATGCACTCCCTTACATAGGTAGTTTTATAGCTGGATCTTCAGACAATACCACCATTTGCTCTTGGATTCCTTGCAAAATATCAGCAGCTTCACAGTCCATCAGACATGTTGTATTGTCCGGAAGTTCTGAATATAAATCAAGAGATTTTTAGAGGGAAAATTAGAATAGGAGTGATACTTAAGTAGTCTACTCAAATCTTAAGCCATTTACTGCTTTAATCAGCAAATGCAACAAACACAGAACTAGCAAAGCAACACTAGAGTCCTTGACTGAGGTCCAAATCTCAACTTGATCTAAAGAAGAATCTCAATATGCTGTGTGGAGCAGTATTTTGCAGATAAGGTATCAGATAGTTGATTCAAGGTCTAATTTTTTATGACGGTGTCCGAGCCAGCCTGTCCACCTGTCGAATATTCCACTGGATATCTGCTACTTCCCATTAGTGCAGATACCGGGTATTGATTCAAAGTCTATTCATTAAAGTTTTATCACGGAATTGCGGGGAAAAAATGAAACACAAGTTTATCCGATATTAAAATCCTTGAAAACTAAGCCAAATAGTTCACCAGAAGTTCATGGAAAACTAGATTATGATGTCCAAAGTGTTGGATAATTAACAAGAGATTTAGCAATCAAATTCAACTGGCTTGCATCAAGCAcatctatttttcttttgttttaatttttcttcgaTAAGtacatattttcttttccttctataTTCTGGATGCATATGACAAACGGATATTCACTGAGAGATCCAAATGGCTATTGAAACTCATGGGCAGTAAACAGCAATTCTTTGGTAAATCCACAAACATTCACATGATACTTTTCTAATAAAATAAGTAGGGTCTCCCTTGCAAATAATTTTCTGCTTTTGATTTTGTATAATTGTTAACATGAGAGTGGGCACACTACTTTTTCATTCAATAGGGATAGCCAAGAGAGGTTATATAAAATTGAAAGCATAGATCTACTATAACTAAGGGACTAGGCCAAAAATAAGGTGACCTGATTTTGGGTAGATGGAGCAGTGTTAAAAAATTCTGAAGGTTCTGAAGGCAAAGGAGCAAGAGCAAAAAGAATCAGTCTATAATTGGGAAAAGGTAGAAGAAGGACGAAGTGATAAAGGCACCAAATATTTCCATTAACAAGTATCTGACAAGTGAATTATATTTTCATGTTCAAGCTAGAAAAGAGAATCAAAAGTGAAGGAAAACCTTGTTCAACTCTAAGCTCTAAAGGACCAGGTGCTTTTGCTGTTTGACTTTTACTACCACTGCCAACTTTTTCTCCTTTCCCGCCTTTGCCGGAAACACCTAGACAATGGCAATATGAATATCAGGAAGAGAacaattccagcatgttcccaacAATAAGGCCAATCACAAAAAGCATGACCAAACTCACAATGATAGGAGTATAATGCAGACAAGAAAATAGCACCATAGTTCACACTTCTATTAATGCATCCCTGGAGAGCATATGTCTAACCTTTGGAAGATGGTTGATCAGCTTTTCCATTCGATTTTGTGAGATTGGTATCCAGTGATCCTATTCAATGATAGACATTGAGCAGCATCAGTAATATTCAAGTAGCAGATTTCCCAGAAAAATGATTGAATAACAAGCATATTCAAAAAAATAATCTTTTTTTTCCTCGGACAGGTGAAGTGAAATCCATAAGACACCAGGAACCAACCTAACCTTCAGGATCAAACTGAACTTTCCTTCCTCTTTTCGATTTTGCTGAGATATCATCCTTCCCTTTGGATGCTACATAAAAAAAGACAAAGACGTGTGTGCTTCAAAACCAAAGAGGCCAAAAATGCACTGAGAGATTAAAAATGTAAGGATTTTCAAAGTCGTACCAAGTTAAATATAAACGAAGCACAGATCTTTCAACTGCACTCAGACTGTTTCACTAAGGAATTAGAATGATAAGTGTAACTagtgttcttctttcttttgctaacaAATTGTAGTGAGTACGTCTTCTCATCCATATCTTGTACAAAATCTTTCTACTTAAGTTCTCGATCCATCAAACAGAAAAATTGCACTAATCAGCCAGTGAAACACAAGCATTTGAGAACTATCTGGTGGGTCCTagagcatatgattctccaattaCTTTTCCATATATCCAGTGGCGACTGCTACTGCTATCATGTGGATCCTAGAGCTTGATTTTCCATTATCATGTGAGAGATTCGTTTGCCTCCAGAAGTAAGCATCTCATTGGCTATCACAAGTCACATTAGTTTTACTGTTTTAAAGACCTGTTTAACTGTTATGGCCCAAGTAAGCCAAGACTTAGAACTCAACAATCACAATTAGGGGTCTATGTTACACAGAGGCGGGGCCAGGGTTTGAGGTTTGTGGGTTATGAACTTCCTGCTGAACCCATAGCTCATCTTTGTCAATTGGTTCGCATAATTaatacatattt comes from the Nicotiana sylvestris chromosome 4, ASM39365v2, whole genome shotgun sequence genome and includes:
- the LOC104230906 gene encoding DNA-directed RNA polymerases IV and V subunit 4 → MAEKGGKGFSLPKNGKSALKSPASKGKDDISAKSKRGRKVQFDPEGSLDTNLTKSNGKADQPSSKGVSGKGGKGEKVGSGSKSQTAKAPGPLELRVEQELPDNTTCLMDCEAADILQGIQEQMVVLSEDPAIKLPIAFDRGLTYAQRNRLYDNPETVKQILKPLKEHGVSDGELCMIANFAVESVDEVFALVPSFKTKKSKLRVPLENVLGELAKLRRPA